A genomic stretch from uncultured Pseudodesulfovibrio sp. includes:
- the uppS gene encoding polyprenyl diphosphate synthase — translation MDGNGRWAKQRGLKRTEGHKAGTETARAVVTHCRKLGVKHLTLYTFSKENWSRPKDEVKTLFELLTSFLTKEEKSLKEQGIRLKVLGELDDMPLTVRQVLKHTMRKTKDCTAMTLNLALNYSGREDILRAARALATKGLSPEAITEEAFANELWTAGQPDPDLIIRTSGELRLSNYLLFQSAYSELYFTDVYWPNFTSEELDKAITELNTRQRRFGKTSDQLAGQ, via the coding sequence ATGGATGGCAACGGCAGGTGGGCCAAACAGCGCGGGCTGAAACGGACCGAAGGCCATAAGGCCGGGACCGAGACCGCCCGCGCTGTGGTCACGCACTGTCGGAAACTCGGCGTAAAACACCTCACACTTTACACCTTTTCCAAGGAAAATTGGTCACGTCCCAAGGATGAGGTTAAAACCCTGTTCGAGCTCCTCACTTCCTTTTTGACGAAAGAAGAAAAGAGTCTCAAAGAACAGGGTATTCGTCTCAAGGTGTTAGGGGAACTCGATGACATGCCACTGACCGTTCGTCAGGTTCTCAAACACACCATGCGGAAAACCAAAGACTGCACCGCCATGACCCTGAATCTTGCCCTGAATTATTCGGGAAGAGAAGACATCCTGCGTGCAGCAAGGGCTTTGGCAACCAAGGGATTATCTCCCGAAGCGATAACCGAAGAAGCATTTGCCAATGAGCTGTGGACCGCGGGCCAACCCGACCCGGACCTGATAATCAGAACCAGCGGTGAACTGCGACTATCCAATTATCTTCTGTTTCAGAGTGCTTATTCCGAACTCTACTTTACGGACGTCTACTGGCCGAATTTCACATCCGAAGAACTGGACAAGGCCATCACAGAACTGAATACTCGGCAACGTCGCTTCGGCAAGACGTCAGATCAACTCGCAGGGCAGTAA
- the pyrH gene encoding UMP kinase, which yields METARYSRILLKLSGEALAGDQHFGIQPEAIGQFAKEIAEVAATGLQIALVIGGGNIFRGMAASAKGMDRAQGDYMGMLATIMNALAVQDALEKNGCDTRVMTALSMADVAEPYIRRRALRHMDKGRVVICAAGTGNPYFTTDSAAALRALELKCDAIFKATKVDGVYDKDPAKFDDAVKYETVSYMETLEKRLGVMDSTAISMARDNNLPIIVFNLHTEGNIRRAANGENIGTTVQGD from the coding sequence ATGGAAACAGCGCGGTACTCGCGAATTCTCCTGAAACTCAGTGGAGAAGCCCTGGCTGGAGATCAACACTTCGGCATTCAACCTGAAGCCATTGGTCAGTTTGCCAAGGAAATTGCCGAAGTGGCAGCTACCGGTCTCCAGATTGCACTCGTCATCGGTGGCGGCAATATTTTTCGTGGCATGGCAGCCAGTGCCAAAGGCATGGACCGCGCCCAAGGTGACTACATGGGCATGCTCGCTACGATCATGAACGCCCTGGCCGTACAGGACGCCCTGGAAAAAAATGGTTGCGACACCCGTGTCATGACCGCCCTTTCCATGGCAGATGTAGCCGAACCGTATATTCGTAGACGCGCACTCCGACACATGGATAAAGGCCGCGTGGTCATCTGTGCAGCCGGAACCGGCAACCCGTATTTCACCACCGATTCCGCCGCAGCTTTGCGCGCACTGGAACTCAAGTGCGACGCCATTTTCAAGGCGACCAAAGTGGACGGCGTGTATGACAAGGACCCCGCCAAATTCGACGACGCGGTCAAGTATGAAACGGTCTCGTATATGGAAACTTTGGAAAAGCGGCTCGGTGTCATGGACTCCACCGCCATTTCCATGGCACGCGACAACAACCTGCCGATTATCGTCTTCAATCTGCACACCGAAGGCAATATCCGCAGGGCCGCCAACGGCGAAAACATAGGAACGACTGTCCAAGGAGATTAA
- a CDS encoding zinc dependent phospholipase C family protein gives MPKELIHFKTALTTGDALSGTRFSSCLDSQPHGLLLGSVMHDALFYGINKNAGPLDRLAHKLHGVDGQDTFTLLRLQAEHASTLSDNNLATALFIGMVSHLYADVSMHPMVWHLSGNYFAPDKKAKSQARQRHRALESLMDMVICPDMIGRPLFSIKRLLRHVGDNLYKALPMKRLAELADISHDELIIGLRHAFSVFAALQGLYPNKTLSRVLFAAAPFLPRQTAEIITLFYAPQLMKQAETIRGPIQFRHPVTGIALSKSIETMIHEAATEASFFCRSLEDVVFLGKPLPQKGIGPSLDSGEPGTPADRMLHFANPPFPKLLQLFR, from the coding sequence ATGCCAAAAGAACTAATACACTTTAAAACGGCTCTGACGACTGGGGACGCACTGTCCGGCACACGGTTTTCTTCCTGTCTGGACAGCCAGCCACATGGCCTGCTGCTGGGGTCTGTCATGCACGACGCCCTGTTCTACGGCATCAACAAAAATGCCGGCCCGTTGGATAGACTAGCTCACAAGCTTCATGGTGTTGACGGTCAGGACACATTTACCCTGCTCAGACTCCAGGCAGAACATGCGTCTACACTATCAGACAACAATCTTGCGACAGCGCTCTTCATAGGCATGGTTTCCCATCTGTATGCAGACGTATCCATGCATCCCATGGTCTGGCACCTTTCCGGCAACTACTTTGCCCCGGACAAAAAAGCCAAATCACAGGCCAGACAACGTCACCGCGCTCTGGAGTCACTCATGGACATGGTAATTTGTCCGGATATGATCGGTCGCCCACTTTTCTCCATCAAACGACTCCTTCGCCATGTCGGAGACAATCTTTACAAGGCTCTTCCCATGAAACGTTTGGCTGAGCTGGCCGACATTTCCCACGATGAACTCATCATAGGACTGCGCCACGCCTTCAGCGTCTTCGCAGCATTACAGGGACTCTACCCTAACAAAACACTTTCCCGAGTTCTTTTCGCCGCCGCGCCGTTTCTCCCTCGACAGACAGCAGAAATCATAACCCTCTTCTATGCGCCGCAACTCATGAAACAAGCAGAAACCATCCGGGGGCCGATCCAATTTCGCCACCCTGTCACAGGCATAGCCCTGAGCAAATCCATAGAGACGATGATTCATGAAGCCGCCACAGAAGCGAGCTTTTTCTGTCGATCCTTGGAAGATGTCGTTTTTCTCGGCAAACCCCTCCCTCAAAAAGGAATCGGTCCGTCTCTGGATTCTGGCGAGCCAGGCACACCGGCAGACCGCATGCTTCACTTTGCTAATCCGCCGTTTCCAAAACTTCTCCAGTTGTTTCGGTGA
- the rseP gene encoding RIP metalloprotease RseP has product MITSVIAIVLVLGGLIFFHELGHFAVARMFGMGVKAFSLGFGPKLAGFTSGKTDYKLAAIPLGGYVALAGEQGEEETEFTDEELFSKRPAWQRLCVVAAGPFFNFLLAFIIYWFLAMAQGQAVILPLVGGVLPDSPAAMAGFQTDDLVTSIDAESIQSWSQMVDAIRAAEGKSLSVGVDRNGEHLTLHVTPTIQTHKNLFGESVTVPMVGINQSGQVRFEPVEGLGLQTALVHTWTMSQVVVKGFVSIIERLIPVEMVGGPIMLAQMVSQSAQSGVYDLLGMMAVISINLAIINLLPIPVLDGGHILFFSLEMVFRRPLNEKWKAMSMRLGLLVLLLLMSMAIFNDVRRLLS; this is encoded by the coding sequence ATGATTACAAGCGTTATCGCTATCGTACTGGTTCTCGGTGGACTGATTTTCTTTCACGAACTGGGGCACTTCGCAGTCGCCCGAATGTTCGGCATGGGCGTCAAAGCCTTTTCCCTTGGCTTCGGGCCAAAACTGGCGGGATTCACCTCAGGAAAAACCGACTACAAACTCGCGGCCATTCCCTTGGGCGGCTATGTTGCTTTGGCCGGAGAACAGGGTGAGGAAGAGACCGAATTCACGGACGAAGAACTCTTTTCAAAACGCCCCGCGTGGCAACGACTCTGCGTGGTCGCGGCCGGCCCGTTCTTCAACTTCCTGCTTGCTTTCATCATTTACTGGTTCCTCGCAATGGCTCAGGGACAGGCCGTCATCCTGCCTCTGGTTGGAGGCGTACTGCCTGACAGTCCTGCTGCAATGGCCGGGTTCCAGACAGATGATCTGGTCACCAGCATCGACGCAGAATCCATCCAGTCCTGGTCCCAGATGGTGGATGCCATCAGAGCGGCCGAAGGCAAAAGCCTGAGCGTGGGCGTGGACCGGAACGGTGAACACCTGACGCTGCATGTCACACCTACAATCCAGACACACAAGAATCTTTTCGGTGAATCTGTCACCGTACCCATGGTCGGCATCAATCAAAGTGGACAGGTTCGATTCGAGCCAGTGGAAGGCCTCGGCCTTCAGACAGCTCTCGTCCACACCTGGACCATGTCTCAAGTCGTCGTCAAAGGCTTTGTCTCCATCATTGAGCGACTCATCCCGGTTGAAATGGTGGGTGGACCGATCATGCTCGCCCAGATGGTCAGTCAAAGCGCCCAGAGCGGTGTCTATGATCTGCTCGGCATGATGGCTGTCATCTCCATCAACCTCGCCATTATTAACCTTTTGCCTATCCCGGTACTGGACGGTGGTCACATTCTGTTCTTCTCTCTGGAGATGGTTTTCAGACGTCCACTCAATGAAAAATGGAAAGCCATGTCCATGCGGTTGGGCCTGCTCGTCCTCCTGCTTCTCATGAGCATGGCCATTTTCAATGATGTGCGCAGACTGCTTTCATAG
- the tsaB gene encoding tRNA (adenosine(37)-N6)-threonylcarbamoyltransferase complex dimerization subunit type 1 TsaB, whose translation MASPKRIEPHDLLLVMGGTEERLQLVLGQPGPDGCKLLTSRQWNVPGQSIRFLIPGLEQTLNSFGLGVDVIAKIACVRGPGSFTGLRLILAAAEGLAAGQELPLAGLDYLPLLASGPASLINGTLHVLTYARRGLVYLQSFDAPNLTAHAPLESLSLKDAALRMASFGDQAYLMGSGLRKNPDFFNELLVTNPGYVLLDKQWDNPSPDTLLAAAYAAEFTHDSIEPVYVRPTDAEDNLDTIAVKQGLDPAEAKKRLHKLRRQ comes from the coding sequence ATGGCTTCACCGAAAAGAATTGAACCCCATGACCTGCTTCTCGTCATGGGGGGGACCGAAGAGCGGCTGCAACTGGTGCTGGGACAACCCGGACCAGACGGTTGCAAACTGCTGACTTCCCGCCAATGGAACGTTCCAGGACAATCCATCAGGTTCCTCATCCCCGGGCTTGAGCAGACTCTGAACAGTTTTGGCTTGGGAGTCGACGTCATAGCCAAAATCGCCTGCGTACGCGGTCCCGGCAGCTTTACCGGACTCAGACTCATTCTGGCTGCGGCTGAGGGACTGGCAGCCGGGCAGGAGCTTCCTTTGGCCGGTCTGGACTACCTGCCTCTTCTGGCATCCGGTCCAGCATCTCTTATCAACGGAACGCTGCATGTACTGACCTACGCACGGCGCGGACTGGTGTATCTGCAATCCTTTGATGCCCCGAACCTGACAGCACACGCCCCGCTGGAATCACTTTCCCTGAAAGACGCAGCATTACGCATGGCCAGTTTCGGAGATCAGGCCTACCTCATGGGAAGCGGCCTGCGCAAAAATCCCGATTTTTTCAACGAGCTTCTCGTTACAAATCCGGGATATGTCCTGCTCGACAAACAATGGGATAACCCGTCACCGGACACTCTGCTTGCCGCTGCATACGCGGCAGAGTTCACTCATGACTCCATCGAGCCTGTCTATGTCCGTCCCACGGACGCCGAAGACAATCTTGACACCATCGCAGTCAAGCAGGGGCTTGACCCGGCTGAAGCCAAAAAACGACTGCACAAACTGCGCAGACAATAA
- a CDS encoding AsmA family protein has translation MKKFIFIGIGVVAAAIIAAVILIVLNLGDIIKVAVEKYGPPITQTEVKLGSADISVLSGSGSLSDFLLGNPKGFSMPSAVECDTIRVSVVTDSLTTDRIIIEEIFVDGPIISYEKKGNTDNFKTIVNNIQKTVAGEQKQEQKAEAQPTETGAEKKIQINNFIVKNGRINLGGTMLNAFGDQSMGINLPDIHLKDIGKEKDTTPAEAFAMILSEMTGDITGTVSQVGKQLQKELGKAVEGVTKGAGSAGDAIKGLFGSDN, from the coding sequence ATGAAGAAATTCATATTCATCGGCATCGGCGTCGTTGCCGCAGCCATTATCGCAGCAGTCATTCTCATCGTTCTCAATCTCGGCGATATCATCAAGGTCGCCGTTGAAAAATACGGACCGCCCATTACTCAAACCGAAGTCAAACTCGGTTCAGCAGACATTTCCGTTTTGTCCGGTTCCGGCTCCCTCTCTGATTTCCTCTTGGGCAATCCCAAGGGATTTTCCATGCCCAGTGCTGTGGAATGCGACACCATCCGTGTATCGGTCGTAACCGACTCCCTGACCACAGACCGAATCATCATCGAAGAAATTTTCGTGGACGGCCCTATCATCAGCTATGAGAAGAAAGGCAACACCGACAACTTTAAGACCATCGTCAACAATATCCAAAAGACCGTTGCCGGAGAGCAGAAGCAGGAACAGAAAGCGGAAGCCCAGCCCACTGAAACCGGGGCTGAAAAGAAGATTCAGATCAACAATTTCATTGTCAAAAATGGTCGCATCAACCTCGGAGGCACTATGCTGAACGCTTTTGGCGATCAATCCATGGGCATTAACCTCCCCGACATCCACCTCAAGGACATCGGCAAGGAAAAGGACACCACCCCGGCTGAAGCGTTTGCCATGATCCTGAGTGAAATGACCGGCGACATCACCGGCACTGTCTCTCAAGTCGGCAAGCAGCTTCAAAAAGAACTGGGAAAAGCCGTTGAAGGCGTAACCAAAGGCGCAGGTTCTGCCGGAGACGCCATCAAGGGGCTGTTCGGCTCCGACAACTAG
- the dxr gene encoding 1-deoxy-D-xylulose-5-phosphate reductoisomerase, translating to MKSYISPWPETATLPGFPRSISILGATGSVGDSALKVIRKHPDLFTVTALAGGCNGTKLAQLCSEFRPKYVAVLTEKALKDFKANLPGNYAPEIRVGPKAYVELARLDDIDLVLSSIVGAAGFEPTLAAAKAGKMIGLANKESLVLGGHLIRKACHSAGATILPVDSEHNALFQGLTGHINNNELELKRLILTASGGPFRGKATTFLETVTRDQALNHPNWDMGAKISIDSATLMNKGLELIEACHLYGVQPANVDVVVHPQSIIHSLVEYVDGSQLAHLGIPDMQVPIAHCLCFPNRVTVDVPQLNLAQVGSLTFEEPDLNAFPCLRLAREAYDAGPSHPIVLNAVNEVAVAAFLDEKIRFLDIPAMIESALGRHKTVDVSTCDAILALDHVVRKEAQSCL from the coding sequence GTGAAATCCTATATTTCTCCCTGGCCCGAAACGGCTACCCTACCGGGATTTCCTCGGTCCATAAGTATCCTCGGCGCGACCGGATCTGTTGGCGATTCGGCCCTCAAAGTCATCCGAAAACACCCGGATTTGTTCACTGTCACAGCATTGGCCGGAGGATGTAACGGGACAAAGCTTGCCCAGCTCTGCTCTGAATTCCGTCCCAAATATGTGGCTGTTCTCACAGAAAAAGCACTCAAAGACTTCAAGGCCAACCTGCCCGGTAATTACGCACCGGAAATACGTGTTGGTCCCAAAGCCTATGTAGAACTCGCCCGTCTTGATGACATTGATCTGGTTCTGTCAAGCATCGTTGGTGCAGCCGGTTTCGAACCGACACTGGCAGCCGCCAAGGCTGGAAAGATGATCGGCCTAGCCAACAAGGAGTCTCTTGTTCTCGGCGGGCACCTCATCCGTAAAGCATGCCATTCAGCCGGAGCCACTATCCTGCCTGTGGACTCAGAACACAACGCACTCTTCCAGGGATTGACTGGACATATCAATAACAACGAGCTGGAACTCAAACGGCTTATCCTGACAGCATCAGGCGGACCCTTTCGAGGCAAAGCAACCACTTTTCTTGAAACCGTTACCCGTGACCAGGCCCTGAATCATCCAAACTGGGACATGGGCGCAAAAATATCCATTGACTCCGCCACACTCATGAACAAGGGACTGGAGTTAATCGAGGCATGTCACCTCTACGGCGTACAGCCAGCCAACGTGGATGTGGTCGTACATCCTCAGTCCATTATCCATTCTCTGGTGGAATATGTGGACGGCTCGCAACTTGCGCACCTCGGGATACCTGACATGCAGGTGCCTATCGCTCACTGCCTCTGTTTCCCGAATCGTGTCACCGTCGATGTGCCACAGCTCAACCTTGCACAGGTAGGCAGCCTGACATTTGAAGAACCGGATCTCAACGCCTTTCCCTGTTTGCGACTTGCTCGTGAAGCGTACGATGCAGGTCCCAGCCATCCCATCGTACTCAACGCGGTCAACGAAGTAGCTGTCGCCGCGTTCCTTGATGAAAAGATCAGGTTCCTTGACATCCCGGCCATGATCGAATCAGCTTTGGGCAGACACAAGACGGTAGACGTTTCCACATGCGATGCCATCCTCGCTCTGGACCACGTTGTCCGCAAGGAAGCGCAATCCTGCCTCTAG
- the frr gene encoding ribosome recycling factor, which yields MQSVLDDGKKRMAGAITSLEKDFSKLRTGRATTALVDGIVVDYYGTPTPLNQLSSVSVPDSKTITIQPWDKGAFGAVEKAIQTSDLGFNPVNDGKIIRIVIPPLTEERRKELVKIAKKYTEDAKIAIRNVRRDMNDILKKMEKDKDISEDEKKNGETNVQKMTDDFVKQTDDVLAGKEKEILEI from the coding sequence ATGCAATCCGTACTTGATGATGGGAAAAAAAGGATGGCCGGAGCCATAACTTCCCTTGAAAAAGACTTCAGTAAACTTCGCACAGGTCGCGCCACCACAGCTCTGGTAGACGGAATTGTTGTGGATTACTATGGCACACCCACGCCTCTGAATCAGCTTTCCTCGGTGTCTGTACCCGATTCCAAGACCATCACCATCCAACCCTGGGACAAGGGTGCATTCGGTGCGGTTGAAAAAGCCATACAGACTTCCGATCTCGGGTTCAACCCGGTCAATGATGGAAAGATCATCCGTATTGTTATTCCGCCCTTGACCGAAGAACGCCGCAAGGAACTGGTCAAGATCGCAAAAAAATACACCGAAGATGCCAAAATCGCCATCCGTAACGTGCGTCGTGACATGAACGACATACTCAAGAAGATGGAGAAGGACAAAGACATCAGCGAAGATGAGAAGAAAAACGGCGAGACCAATGTTCAGAAAATGACCGATGATTTCGTCAAGCAGACCGATGACGTCCTGGCTGGCAAAGAAAAGGAAATCCTCGAGATTTAG
- a CDS encoding phosphatidate cytidylyltransferase yields the protein MDISPHKQRIATSIGLAVLPALALIFQGWVLFTVLAIFCILTLWEFYSMFRPVQSMTAFKSLGAVFTFLLLGAFSTGKTHYPAAVLLIAFWASGFVFLLRYNKDITASYRHAAIFLAGLLYIPLNFHFVLIMQPLEILLVLGAAVISDTAAFYAGTLWGKKKIWPRVSPKKSWVGSIAGLTACTVAITIYGITFGNALWWQWILLGIALNIAAQFGDFFESALKRTLDIKDSGSILPGHGGLLDRVDSLLLAIPTYGLIAMIHPFFK from the coding sequence ATGGATATCTCCCCACACAAACAACGAATTGCCACCAGCATCGGGCTGGCCGTCCTTCCAGCTCTTGCCCTCATCTTTCAGGGCTGGGTTCTGTTCACGGTACTCGCCATTTTCTGCATCCTGACCCTGTGGGAGTTCTACTCCATGTTTCGCCCTGTGCAGTCCATGACAGCGTTCAAATCACTTGGTGCTGTCTTCACTTTTCTGCTGCTGGGCGCATTCTCCACCGGGAAGACGCACTATCCGGCAGCGGTTTTGCTCATTGCATTCTGGGCCTCCGGATTCGTATTTCTTCTGCGATACAATAAGGATATCACGGCTTCATACCGCCATGCCGCTATTTTTCTGGCCGGTTTATTATACATCCCGCTGAACTTTCACTTTGTCCTGATCATGCAGCCACTTGAAATACTTCTAGTGCTCGGAGCCGCCGTCATATCCGATACTGCGGCTTTCTATGCCGGGACTCTCTGGGGCAAGAAAAAAATATGGCCACGCGTCAGCCCTAAAAAGTCCTGGGTAGGCTCGATTGCCGGCCTTACGGCTTGCACAGTGGCCATCACAATCTATGGCATAACATTCGGCAACGCCCTCTGGTGGCAGTGGATACTTCTCGGCATAGCGTTAAATATCGCGGCCCAATTCGGTGATTTTTTCGAATCAGCCCTGAAGCGTACCCTGGATATCAAGGACTCCGGTTCCATCCTTCCCGGACACGGTGGACTGCTCGACCGAGTGGACAGCCTTTTGCTGGCTATCCCCACGTACGGCTTGATCGCCATGATACACCCTTTCTTTAAATAA
- the thyX gene encoding FAD-dependent thymidylate synthase produces MPEKKLRVEFMTMTPDALSLIYAAFRQCYHAGFVADMWPRLLSGDIDPEVQADFVSKTMESGHDSPVEHVSMTFAVEGISRACSHQIVRHRIASYSQQSQRYVAENDMEYILPPAIAKIPEARKRFEAFMGEVQSAYSDLREILVANGRKSKANEDARFVLPQAAETKIVMTMNCRSLNHFFHLRCCNRAQWEVRAVADRMLAVCKEKLPAIFMNGGARCEQLGYCPESPKFACGKYPTRDKNSG; encoded by the coding sequence ATGCCGGAAAAGAAACTCAGGGTCGAATTTATGACCATGACCCCTGACGCTTTGTCACTTATCTACGCCGCTTTTCGCCAGTGCTACCATGCTGGATTTGTGGCAGACATGTGGCCGAGACTGCTTTCCGGTGACATTGATCCCGAGGTTCAGGCTGATTTCGTATCCAAGACCATGGAGTCCGGACACGACAGCCCTGTTGAGCATGTATCCATGACCTTCGCTGTCGAGGGTATCTCCCGGGCGTGTTCACATCAGATCGTGCGGCATCGTATTGCATCATATTCGCAACAGAGTCAGCGGTACGTGGCTGAAAACGACATGGAATACATCCTGCCCCCGGCCATTGCCAAGATTCCCGAAGCCAGAAAACGTTTCGAGGCATTTATGGGAGAGGTACAGTCCGCTTACTCCGATTTGCGAGAAATTCTGGTGGCCAACGGCCGCAAATCCAAGGCCAATGAGGATGCCCGTTTCGTACTGCCACAGGCTGCGGAAACGAAGATCGTCATGACCATGAATTGTCGCAGTCTGAACCATTTCTTCCATCTGCGGTGTTGTAACCGCGCCCAGTGGGAGGTTCGAGCCGTGGCTGATAGGATGCTTGCCGTCTGTAAGGAAAAGCTTCCCGCCATCTTCATGAACGGCGGTGCACGGTGCGAACAGCTGGGATATTGCCCGGAATCGCCGAAATTTGCCTGCGGGAAGTACCCCACTCGCGATAAAAATTCAGGTTAA
- the dnaA gene encoding chromosomal replication initiator protein DnaA: protein MLNTAWKQILLSLEKSLTSSLYSVWIKPLQGSVDGSKLTLTAPNEFVANWVRDRLLRVIRESAAEVMGGEPRITITVGAKKPVTRKPRSVQRNQVKRVEVAQHLGLPLDQSPRPLTIPSWRFSFDDFVVGPSNELACAASKSIGQTAFNSDHLFLSSGPGLGKTHLLQSVGQHLCKSAHRKNLRVACLSSEEFATRMVMAFKSRQIDQFKSQFREGLDVLLLEDVHFFQGKEKMQDELLCTMTALRERGCKVVLTSSFMPKEFKGVDDRLVSRFCSGFLAHINRPDMETRLRIVQEKARKLQVDVPIAVSELLAERITTDIRQLESCLNNLVLKARLLNRAVTLNLAWEVLDNYAIRNSTPDFAHIIEFVCKSYSLSEDELKSKSRKRQVVLARNTAFFLARKHTELSLKSIGERLGRRHSTVLKGITKLEREISMQTPLGRQIENTAERLTP, encoded by the coding sequence ATGCTCAATACTGCCTGGAAGCAAATTCTGCTCTCTCTTGAAAAGAGCCTTACCTCGAGTCTCTACTCTGTATGGATTAAACCCCTGCAGGGTTCTGTAGACGGGAGTAAGCTTACCCTGACAGCACCCAACGAATTCGTTGCCAACTGGGTGCGTGACCGTTTGCTTCGGGTCATTAGGGAATCTGCGGCTGAGGTCATGGGCGGGGAACCCCGCATTACCATTACTGTTGGCGCCAAAAAACCTGTAACCCGCAAACCTCGTTCCGTGCAGCGGAATCAGGTGAAACGTGTCGAGGTCGCTCAGCACCTCGGTCTGCCTTTGGATCAGTCGCCGCGTCCACTGACCATACCCAGTTGGCGTTTCTCCTTTGACGATTTTGTGGTCGGTCCTTCCAATGAACTTGCCTGTGCCGCAAGCAAGTCCATCGGGCAGACCGCGTTCAATTCAGATCATCTGTTTCTGAGTTCCGGGCCTGGCCTGGGCAAGACACATCTGTTGCAATCTGTGGGACAGCATTTGTGTAAATCTGCTCATCGAAAAAACCTGCGAGTCGCTTGCTTGTCGTCTGAAGAATTTGCCACCCGTATGGTTATGGCTTTTAAATCCCGACAGATCGACCAATTCAAGTCGCAATTTCGTGAAGGTCTTGATGTGCTTTTGCTTGAGGATGTTCATTTCTTTCAAGGAAAGGAAAAGATGCAGGATGAACTTCTGTGCACCATGACCGCTCTGCGTGAACGCGGCTGCAAAGTTGTCCTGACCAGTTCCTTTATGCCCAAGGAGTTCAAGGGCGTTGATGATCGGTTGGTCTCCCGTTTCTGCTCCGGCTTTCTGGCGCACATCAATCGTCCTGATATGGAAACACGATTGCGTATTGTGCAGGAAAAGGCGCGCAAGCTTCAGGTGGACGTGCCTATAGCGGTTTCTGAATTGCTGGCAGAGCGTATTACTACTGATATCCGTCAGTTGGAAAGCTGTCTGAACAATCTTGTGCTGAAAGCCCGCCTACTCAATCGAGCCGTGACCTTAAACCTGGCTTGGGAAGTGCTGGATAACTATGCCATACGGAATTCTACTCCCGATTTTGCGCATATTATCGAGTTCGTATGTAAAAGCTACAGCTTGTCCGAGGACGAGTTGAAATCAAAGAGCCGTAAACGTCAGGTAGTCCTTGCTCGCAACACTGCCTTTTTCCTTGCTCGTAAACACACGGAACTTTCTTTGAAGTCTATTGGTGAACGTCTTGGTCGCAGACATTCCACTGTCCTCAAGGGTATTACCAAACTGGAAAGAGAGATATCCATGCAGACGCCGCTGGGTCGACAGATAGAAAATACTGCCGAGAGGCTGACGCCCTAA